In the genome of Thunnus thynnus chromosome 6, fThuThy2.1, whole genome shotgun sequence, the window GTAACCTATAACACTCATCATTGCACCATTTAGTGATTTAGTGTGCAAAATTataatttcatctttttatttagttattattaCATGAAACAACTTATAGCatgcaagcaagcaagcaactCTCACTTCATATTGCAGATATTTGAGGCCaaacttcattttgtttttatgtttcgtgggaatttttttttcttccagaaaCTGAACTGCATATTTcagttatgttgtttttagtcaCATAATAGTCGCAGAGTTCTGCTGAAAGCTGTAAGCATGCAGCCTTTAATCATAAACTCTTGTCTTTCTTCCCTGATGTCTGCAGGCTCTGTTGTAAATGAACTGTCTCAAATTAGTGTCAAGTTAATGGTATTATGAGCGCGCTGGCAGTGTGCCTCCGAGGGCCTCCATCACTGGCTGGCCCCAGATGTGAAGCCGGCCTTGTGGGTGCAGTGTGAGTAGTCCCGTCTCCCCAGTTTCCCACCAGTCCCCAACATCAGGGTAAATGAGCTACAAAAGCCATGCTGCTCCTCAATGCTCCACTGGGAATGTTAATTGATCTTTTGTTGCAGGACAAACAGAAACTCTGTGTCCTCGTCCATCTGGGAAAAATCAAGTCAACTGGCTTCACTGCCTGGCACAGAGCAGTCCGTCTGCCTTTGGTCTGTGTTGGCTCTTTTAATTTCAGGTTTCAGCAGTTCATAATGGTGAAAGAAGTACTCAAAGTTTTAAATGAGTCAAAGAAGTAATTCAACAACGGAAACATACTCctccttttaaaaatgatacTTTAATTCAGAGAATATCAACACACTGGCAACATTTCCAGCAGTCTTAATCAGGTAATCAAGTATAAAGTCTtccaaaatataataataataataaataatacaattttgATTAGATAAACATAGTTAATTCCCTCCTTTGCCCATCTGAGCAGGTTGGTGACCTGTTGATATTTTTGGTGCTTTAAAGTTCCATCAAGGTAAGATGGAAGTTTGGATTGTAAACAACAATCTTAGTTTTCTTGCTCTTCATTTGCACATTCGGGTCATCTATAGGCAAacatctctcttctctcttgtcAATTGCCGATCTGTCCGCTCATTTCTGGCTTTATTATCTGTCCTCTCCACTGATTTCATTGTCgacatgtttgtgtgaatttgtgCCTCGTCTGAAAGTTAGTGTGCACTACACGGCTGCTGGGGGTCTTTGTctacaagtgtgtgtgaagaCGAGTTCCCCTCCCACCAGAAGAGAGCTCTGAATTCCTGCCATAAAGTCTCGGCCATTGCAGAGGGGCTTCCCGTCAGCCATCTCTCTGTGAGTGTGGTATCTCCCGTTTCCCACACTCTGTGCCTATTCACTGGCCCCTAGACGGGGACAATAGAAGTGTGTCTTGTTACACATCACATTAGCTACGGTGTTTGATCTCTTGTTGAAGGGGGAGGGGAGGCAGCTTCAGCCAGACCATCTGGCCTGGCCAACTAGACCCTGAGAAAGTCCCAGGCATGCCACATTCTCCACAActtctgcacacacaaataGTTGTGAAAGACTTTTGTGGCACTTGAGACATAATTCAAGCACTAGACAGCATGCCACGGCCACCACAACAGAGGTGGGACGTGGTGATGTGCAGGGGTGTCGCCATACCAcagttttttccttctttttttttaaacacctGTGCACCAGCAAGACCAGATGAAACTTGAGTGATCCCTGTGGGAAATATTGGATCACTGGAGGAAAAAATATGATACAGCAAAAGACAGATGCACAGCCAGCTGCAGTCATATCAAAAATGTACCTGAATAGCATCACTTGTGTTTTTGCACATGCAGGTGTTTTCAACTGATTTGTTGAAGTAAAATCAGGCCATTAAGATGTATTACACATTTACATCCATTACTTACGGTacaaattataattttaaatgtaaGCACTTTAAATGTGTGGCACCACTGTTCAACTCATAATGGAAATGTATCCAGTGTAGATATTATTATGTTGGCTGCACTTTGGCACcagaataaataatattttgtttttcttttcacaatTGTATTAGAGAATTGTAAACAATTTTGAATCTTGTAGATTGAGTCTGcaataatatttaaaaggtGAACGTGCACTTTATAGTTTTACATGTAGCCTCTGTTAAGGCTCCactgtttttcaaaaatattagCACACTGAAGCAGTTGAATGTGAACAAGGTGAACATGCAGAGTTAAAGTAATCTATGATTACATGACAAACAAGGCCATTTTTAGCATCTCCTACACAGACTGCGGCAGGATTCAAACCTTTGTGCTCTCCCTCAAAACACAACTGCCCCCGCTCTCTTGAGCAAAGCACATTCACCTCAGAGCTGATAAACAGGTGTGGCTGAATAAAAGTGTGTAATCCTAAAGAGAGCTGCTACATTTACTTCTTCAACATCTTAACCAAAACACTAGCTGCTCCCTCCcagaattcattcattcaatcactactaacacacaaactaCTGTTTTTATGTAAGATTTTCTATGTACTTTGTCCTCAACACTCAGCATTCTGCAGATTTctgagaaaaagtaaaaacaccaCAATTGTTTATGTTTGCAAAACTTCATCTgaagtttttcatttattttttcaatgttCAAAGACAAACTTCTCATGGAAGCAATTCAACAGACTCTTTTAGTAAAGATTGATGTTTTCAATACAAAATCCCTTTATAAAAGGTATtaatttgaagatgaaaaaacatCTATTTGAACAAttatcaacaataataatattccTTCACACATAGGCCAAATAATGGTCACAAATAGTCATAATAGAGTATAATCATAAGAAGATTTACAGTAAAAGTGGATCCATAGGATCCATTTATGGGATGTTGTTGATTCATCAACACCAAGCTGATGAATTGTATCAGTCAGTGATACTCAGTATCAAAGATAGACAGAAGtttaaacacataaatcaaACAGTGTCTCAGACACTTAAAAGTTTCAACCCAATGTGGGTCTTACAACAAGATTCAGAAACGtttgcaaaacaaacaacattttagGATCTTTTTTCCCAGAGgaacaataaacacaatcacagagtgaacactttaaaatataaagtatacCATGTGTATACATGGTGTACATATTCAGTAAAACCTGAACATTTCAGTCCTTCCAAAGGAATACCAGCACATTGTGCCTGTTTCATCACAATAAACTAGTAAAACAATATTGAATCTCCTGCCAAAGCAAAAGGAAACAGACTTCAGTGAGTCTTTAACTTGCTGTCCATGACGTTCACAGACGTggttctctttctctgtgtgtgtggaggtgacGCTGCTTCCATCCTACCAGGGTCTCCACAGAGCACAGCCGGCCTGGCTCACACCTTTGCTGGAGCTGACCTGATGGAGCGGTGAGCCCGGAGGGGAGAGGGTGCAGGGACTGTGGCTGGTCCTGCTGGACGCCTGCAGGCCCTGGAAGTGGCTGAGCAGCCGCCTGTGGGCCTGAGTCTGGACCTCACAGTGGGACAGGAAGCTGACGGCCTCCTGCACACAGCAGGAGTAGCCGTCGCCGGCCGACATCAGGCCAGAGGTCAtgctggcctgctgctgctgcttctgctgctgccagcCCCTCAGAT includes:
- the LOC137185333 gene encoding transcription factor HES-5-like; translation: MAPTVFGQANFSKEHLTPAHKLRKPMVEKLRRDRINTSIEQLKSLLSPEFLRQQPDSKQEKADILEMAVSYLRGWQQQKQQQQASMTSGLMSAGDGYSCCVQEAVSFLSHCEVQTQAHRRLLSHFQGLQASSRTSHSPCTLSPPGSPLHQVSSSKGVSQAGCALWRPW